In Kiloniellales bacterium, the following proteins share a genomic window:
- a CDS encoding SAM-dependent chlorinase/fluorinase, with amino-acid sequence MILLFTDFGLEGPYLGQVRSVLHREAPGVPVIDLVADAPAFDPRAAAYLLAALAPAFPAGSLFLAVVDPGVGSDRPALAIEAGGQWFVGPD; translated from the coding sequence ATGATCCTGCTGTTCACCGATTTCGGGCTCGAGGGCCCTTACCTGGGCCAGGTTAGGTCGGTGCTGCACCGCGAGGCGCCGGGTGTGCCGGTGATCGACCTGGTCGCCGACGCGCCGGCCTTCGATCCTCGGGCGGCGGCCTACCTGCTGGCCGCCCTGGCGCCCGCCTTTCCCGCCGGTTCCCTTTTCCTCGCCGTGGTCGACCCGGGCGTCGGCAGCGACCGGCCGGCGCTCGCCATCGAAGCCGGCGGGCAGTGGTTCGTCGGGCCCGACAA
- a CDS encoding GcrA family cell cycle regulator, producing MTWTPERIEELTKLWDAGYTASHIGKLLGVSKNAVVGKAHRLKLASRPSPIRSGPSVPRLRTPAPKVRRPALEVVAKPAPRPARTPRRRTAGGPGCLWPIGDPGDPDFHFCGENAVPGKPYCEAHCARAYIVKSRPGSEAA from the coding sequence ATGACCTGGACGCCGGAGCGCATCGAAGAACTGACGAAGCTGTGGGACGCGGGCTACACGGCCTCTCATATCGGCAAGCTGCTAGGTGTCTCCAAGAACGCCGTGGTCGGCAAGGCGCATCGCCTCAAGCTCGCCTCTCGGCCCTCGCCGATCCGCAGCGGCCCGTCGGTGCCGCGCCTGAGGACTCCGGCGCCCAAGGTGCGCCGCCCGGCCCTCGAGGTGGTGGCCAAGCCAGCGCCCCGGCCAGCCCGGACACCGCGCCGGCGCACGGCCGGCGGGCCCGGCTGCCTCTGGCCGATCGGCGATCCCGGCGACCCGGATTTCCATTTCTGCGGCGAGAACGCGGTTCCCGGCAAGCCCTATTGCGAGGCGCACTGCGCCCGGGCCTACATCGTCAAGTCGCGCCCGGGTTCCGAGGCAGCCTGA
- a CDS encoding gamma-glutamyltransferase, producing MSKNHKGAVACGHPATAEAVREVLADGGNAFDAALAGFCAATVAEPVLASLGGGGFLLAQPAEGEARLYDFFVQTPRRRLPPDGLDFYPIHADFGTATQEFHIGLGAMATPGSVAGLFAIHQDLATLPLARLIEPAARMARAGVSVRPIDAYVFRVVGPILRAGAACRALFTGPGGDLLEAGERIANPQLADTLEALARDGARLFYEGDLGKALVESCRSGGGLLTAADLAGYEVARRRPLERRYRGATILTNPTPSSGGILIAFALALLAEQDFRPEDFGGARHLETLVRVMALTNRARIESRLHEASDEVEEEAAARRLFDPDLLSAYAREVAGRPAAPRGTTQISVIDAFGNLASMSLSNGEGCGVLLGETGIILNNMLGEEDLNPRGFHAWHADCRLSSMMAPSLAFLQDGSVAALGSGGSNRIRTAILQTLVNLIDFDCGAAEAVEAPRVHFENGLSNLEQDLGKAARDAVGAASERTMEWPRQSFFFGGVHCARRDRKGALEAAGDPRREGVALLA from the coding sequence GTCCTGGCCGACGGCGGCAACGCCTTCGACGCCGCGCTCGCGGGCTTCTGTGCCGCCACTGTGGCGGAGCCGGTTCTGGCCTCGCTGGGCGGCGGCGGCTTTCTCCTGGCGCAGCCCGCCGAGGGCGAGGCCCGGCTCTACGACTTCTTCGTTCAGACCCCGCGCCGCCGCCTGCCGCCGGACGGGCTCGACTTCTATCCGATCCACGCCGACTTCGGAACGGCGACCCAAGAGTTCCACATCGGCCTCGGCGCGATGGCCACCCCGGGCAGCGTCGCGGGCCTCTTCGCGATTCACCAGGACTTGGCCACCCTGCCGCTGGCCCGCCTGATCGAGCCGGCGGCGCGCATGGCCAGGGCCGGCGTGTCGGTGCGGCCGATCGACGCCTACGTCTTCCGCGTGGTGGGCCCGATCCTGCGGGCCGGCGCGGCCTGCCGAGCCCTCTTCACCGGGCCGGGTGGCGACCTGCTCGAGGCGGGCGAGCGGATCGCCAATCCGCAGCTCGCGGACACTCTCGAGGCCTTGGCGCGCGACGGCGCCCGCCTGTTCTACGAGGGCGACCTCGGCAAGGCTCTGGTCGAGAGCTGCCGGAGCGGCGGAGGGCTCCTGACCGCGGCCGACCTTGCGGGCTACGAGGTCGCGCGGCGCCGCCCGCTGGAGCGGCGCTACCGGGGCGCCACGATCCTGACCAATCCGACGCCCTCCTCGGGCGGCATCCTGATCGCCTTCGCGCTCGCGCTCCTCGCCGAACAGGACTTCCGGCCGGAGGACTTCGGCGGCGCCCGGCACCTCGAGACCCTGGTGCGGGTCATGGCGCTGACCAACCGGGCGCGGATCGAGAGCCGGCTCCACGAGGCCAGCGACGAGGTCGAAGAGGAAGCGGCGGCGCGCCGCCTGTTCGATCCGGACCTGCTCTCAGCCTACGCCCGGGAGGTGGCCGGCCGGCCCGCCGCTCCGCGCGGCACCACCCAAATCAGCGTGATCGACGCGTTCGGAAACCTGGCCTCGATGAGCCTCTCGAACGGCGAGGGCTGCGGCGTGCTGCTGGGCGAGACCGGAATCATCCTGAACAACATGCTGGGCGAGGAGGATCTCAACCCGCGCGGCTTCCACGCCTGGCACGCCGACTGCCGGCTCTCTTCCATGATGGCCCCCTCGCTCGCCTTCCTCCAGGACGGCTCGGTCGCCGCGCTGGGCTCGGGCGGATCGAACCGCATTCGCACGGCGATCCTCCAGACACTCGTCAACCTGATCGACTTCGATTGCGGCGCCGCCGAGGCGGTCGAGGCGCCGCGGGTGCACTTCGAGAACGGCCTCAGCAACCTGGAGCAGGACCTGGGGAAGGCGGCGCGGGACGCGGTCGGCGCCGCCAGCGAGCGGACCATGGAATGGCCGCGCCAGAGCTTCTTCTTCGGCGGCGTGCACTGCGCCCGGCGGGACCGGAAGGGCGCCCTGGAGGCGGCGGGCGACCCGCGCCGCGAGGGCGTGGCTTTGCTGGCGTAA